A single genomic interval of Armatimonadota bacterium harbors:
- a CDS encoding ADP-ribosylglycohydrolase family protein, translating into MNDRVKHAVWASVAGHTLGAVRAGTRGFKRLAFYEPGPLRMPPCPAFDAWLAFDRFLGTGEGPEDLWRDVSERWTTVTPASAVARANLSRGVPVPMTGCRGNPFAEDAGALGRAVFWGLAFQGRSEAAADWALWDASFDHSGEGVWTAVASAAAVASAVEGAALSDVLRAATAALDRRSKGAGLVSAVLQSMGESDPLPTLKARWDGELGEPASGKALSAFGAAVAGVALAKDTASAVTGAAGFGGAADQAGLLAGALGSLLYGPIAPEWTAPLGDSYVCSYGLKDVVVPETLTRFAERIAECGERADGALAWRPSEDAEAAVCSRGVRIEARFPNGMIERGSEGWQVALTLVNGTDTPETLDCQVVAPVGAETATRLGQESLEPGGRVTKGLIVRRTDVSADSPLTVHAGPATLRLPVLAPESWFVAGPFENESQDAYEATLPAERRQIRSDRFNGRSGLPAQWTEWLQEGRVYDVEPLFQFGPGAVVLYGRFRLPSEGPIDMVAAGAPGVSVTVDGQRAVRYNDYHVPEPERRPPYVFRWTPGDETTLVVKLVRDRRPAHPFVLLFTDGDGRVVEPVDWSPMDP; encoded by the coding sequence GTGAACGACCGGGTCAAGCATGCCGTATGGGCGTCCGTCGCCGGGCACACCCTTGGGGCCGTTCGGGCCGGTACGCGAGGGTTCAAGCGGTTGGCTTTCTATGAGCCTGGACCGCTTCGGATGCCGCCGTGCCCGGCCTTCGACGCTTGGCTGGCGTTCGACCGTTTCCTCGGCACGGGCGAGGGTCCTGAAGACCTTTGGCGCGACGTTTCTGAACGATGGACGACAGTGACGCCGGCTTCGGCCGTAGCCAGGGCCAACCTGTCACGCGGCGTGCCTGTCCCGATGACCGGCTGCCGCGGCAATCCTTTCGCGGAGGACGCTGGGGCCCTCGGTCGTGCGGTCTTCTGGGGGCTGGCGTTCCAGGGCCGTTCCGAGGCCGCCGCAGACTGGGCGTTATGGGACGCGTCGTTCGATCACTCCGGCGAAGGCGTTTGGACGGCTGTTGCGTCTGCCGCCGCGGTGGCCTCGGCCGTGGAAGGCGCCGCCCTCAGCGACGTGCTTCGAGCGGCGACCGCAGCACTGGACCGACGTTCCAAGGGGGCCGGACTCGTGTCCGCCGTCCTTCAATCGATGGGGGAATCCGACCCGCTTCCGACATTGAAGGCCCGCTGGGACGGAGAGCTCGGAGAACCGGCTTCGGGCAAGGCCTTGTCGGCGTTCGGAGCTGCGGTCGCGGGGGTCGCCCTCGCCAAAGACACGGCGTCGGCCGTCACAGGTGCCGCTGGATTCGGGGGGGCCGCAGATCAGGCCGGACTCTTGGCCGGCGCCCTAGGTTCCCTCCTTTACGGTCCGATCGCCCCCGAGTGGACCGCACCGCTCGGGGACTCCTACGTTTGCAGCTACGGCCTCAAAGACGTCGTCGTCCCGGAAACCCTCACCCGGTTCGCGGAGCGGATCGCAGAGTGCGGCGAGAGAGCGGACGGCGCCCTGGCTTGGAGGCCCTCCGAGGACGCTGAGGCAGCCGTCTGTTCCCGAGGCGTTCGTATCGAGGCGCGCTTTCCGAACGGGATGATCGAGAGAGGATCCGAGGGCTGGCAGGTGGCACTCACGTTGGTCAATGGGACGGACACCCCGGAGACGCTGGACTGCCAAGTGGTCGCACCGGTCGGTGCGGAAACGGCGACCCGACTGGGTCAAGAGTCTCTCGAACCTGGCGGCCGTGTCACGAAAGGGCTGATCGTCCGCAGGACCGACGTTTCCGCAGACAGCCCGTTGACCGTCCACGCCGGACCGGCGACGTTGCGCCTGCCTGTTCTCGCCCCCGAGAGCTGGTTCGTCGCGGGACCGTTCGAGAACGAGAGCCAAGACGCCTACGAAGCGACGCTGCCTGCAGAGAGGAGGCAGATCCGGTCGGACCGGTTCAACGGCAGGAGCGGTCTGCCGGCTCAATGGACCGAATGGTTGCAGGAGGGGCGGGTGTACGACGTCGAACCCCTTTTTCAGTTCGGGCCAGGGGCCGTCGTCCTCTACGGTCGGTTCCGACTGCCTTCCGAGGGGCCGATCGACATGGTCGCGGCGGGTGCCCCGGGCGTTTCGGTGACCGTCGACGGGCAACGGGCGGTCCGTTACAACGACTACCACGTTCCGGAGCCTGAAAGAAGGCCGCCTTACGTCTTCCGTTGGACCCCTGGCGACGAGACGACATTGGTCGTCAAGCTGGTCCGGGACCGGCGGCCGGCCCATCCATTCGTCCTCCTGTTCACGGACGGTGACGGCCGGGTCGTCGAACCTGTGGACTGGTCGCCCATGGATCCATGA